In Vigna radiata var. radiata cultivar VC1973A chromosome 3, Vradiata_ver6, whole genome shotgun sequence, the following proteins share a genomic window:
- the LOC106757126 gene encoding uncharacterized protein LOC106757126 isoform X1: MSAFPNGSNSNLDNLLLQTMMGRLQLRAPINNPLVTQSLEDFLFNDLDEDDADEESFEGKSDLAREEAKLEKEVIKIILSGNGESLLKPNSGQAVSVRDHHICVGFQDEEASGYRVWEWHGHIMAFDEEFGYNPEYIYGNYFQWFKPRPGCASAAVADPVGKKEEEDEEEEEEKQENQGLRELIETKDSADARILHRNINAASPSLTGTR, from the coding sequence ATGAGTGCGTTCCCCAACGGTTCCAACTCGAACTTGGACAACCTGCTCCTACAAACCATGATGGGCAGGCTCCAGCTTCGAGCTCCGATCAACAACCCTTTGGTTACGCAGTCTCTCGAGGACTTCCTATTCAACGACCTCGACGAGGACGACGCGGACGAAGAGAGCTTCGAAGGGAAGTCGGATCTGGCGAGGGAGGAGGCTAAGCTGGAGAAGGAAGTGATCAAAATCATCCTCAGCGGCAACGGCGAATCCCTCTTGAAACCCAATTCGGGCCAGGCGGTGTCTGTTCGGGACCACCACATCTGCGTCGGGTTTCAAGACGAAGAGGCTTCTGGGTATCGCGTGTGGGAGTGGCACGGCCACATCATGGCTTTCGACGAGGAATTCGGTTACAATCCTGAGTATATATACGGTAATTACTTTCAGTGGTTTAAGCCTAGACCTGGTTGTGCCTCTGCTGCTGTTGCGGATCCTGTTGggaagaaagaggaagaggatgaggaggaggaagaggagaaACAGGAGAACCAGGGTTTGAGGGAGTTGATTGAGACCAAGGATTCCGCCGATGCTCGCATTCTTCACAGGAACATAAACGCGGCTTCTCCTAG
- the LOC106757126 gene encoding uncharacterized protein LOC106757126 isoform X2 yields the protein MSAFPNGSNSNLDNLLLQTMMGRLQLRAPINNPLVTQSLEDFLFNDLDEDDADEESFEGKSDLAREEAKLEKEVIKIILSGNGESLLKPNSGQAVSVRDHHICVGFQDEEASGYRVWEWHGHIMAFDEEFGYNPEYIYGNYFQWFKPRPGCASAAVADPVGKKEEEDEEEEEEKQENQGLRELIETKDSADARILHRNINAASPSFP from the coding sequence ATGAGTGCGTTCCCCAACGGTTCCAACTCGAACTTGGACAACCTGCTCCTACAAACCATGATGGGCAGGCTCCAGCTTCGAGCTCCGATCAACAACCCTTTGGTTACGCAGTCTCTCGAGGACTTCCTATTCAACGACCTCGACGAGGACGACGCGGACGAAGAGAGCTTCGAAGGGAAGTCGGATCTGGCGAGGGAGGAGGCTAAGCTGGAGAAGGAAGTGATCAAAATCATCCTCAGCGGCAACGGCGAATCCCTCTTGAAACCCAATTCGGGCCAGGCGGTGTCTGTTCGGGACCACCACATCTGCGTCGGGTTTCAAGACGAAGAGGCTTCTGGGTATCGCGTGTGGGAGTGGCACGGCCACATCATGGCTTTCGACGAGGAATTCGGTTACAATCCTGAGTATATATACGGTAATTACTTTCAGTGGTTTAAGCCTAGACCTGGTTGTGCCTCTGCTGCTGTTGCGGATCCTGTTGggaagaaagaggaagaggatgaggaggaggaagaggagaaACAGGAGAACCAGGGTTTGAGGGAGTTGATTGAGACCAAGGATTCCGCCGATGCTCGCATTCTTCACAGGAACATAAACGCGGCTTCTCCTAG
- the LOC106757746 gene encoding soluble inorganic pyrophosphatase 4 yields MVETDMDTETAANVVPSKETPNNDPISHHSSHPPLNERIISSMTRRSVAAHPWHDLEIGPGAPTIFNCVIEIGKGSKVKYELDKTSGLIKIDRVLYSSVVYPHNYGFIPRTICEDSDPLDVLIIMQEPVLPGCFLRAKAIGLMPMIDQGEKDDKIIAVCADDPEYRHYNDIKELPPHRLAEIRRFFEDYKKNENKEVAVNDFLPASAAFEAIKRSMSLYADYIVEGLRR; encoded by the exons ATGGTTGAAACAGACATGGATACCGAAACT GCTGCAAACGTGGTTCCGTCAAAGGAGACTCCAAACAATGATCCCATTTCTCATCATTCCTCACATCCTCCTCTTAATGAAAGGATTATTTCATCCATGACCAGGAGATCTGTTGCTGCTCACCCGTGGCATGACCTTGAGATAG GGCCTGGCGCTCCAACGATCTTCAATTGT GTGATTGAGATAGGGAAAGGAAGCAAGGTGAAATACGAGCTGGATAAAACATCGGGACTTATCAAG ATCGATCGCGTGCTTTACTCATCGGTTGTGTATCCTCACAACTATGGTTTTATCCCACGTACTATTTGTGAGGACAGTGATCCCCTGGATGTCTTGATCATCATGCAG GAGCCAGTTCTTCCCGGCTGCTTTCTTCGGGCCAAAGCAATCGGTCTCATGCCCATGATTGATCAG GGGGAGAAAGATGATAAAATAATCGCTGTCTGTGCTGATGATCCTGAGTATCGTCATTACAATGATATCAAGGAGCTGCCTCCGCATCGTTTAGCTGAAATTCGTCGCTTTTTTGAAGACT ACAAGAAGAATGAAAACAAGGAAGTTGCTGTAAACGACTTTTTGCCTGCCTCAGCTGCTTTTGAAGCTATTAAGAGATCCAT GAGCTTGTATGCGGACTACATAGTGGAAGGCTTGAGGCGTTAG